ACCTCCTTGGCCCCAAAACCTTTTGTCCGGTCGTCAGGCGAACTGAGAAACTTTCCAAACTGGATTCAGCCGATCTGCGTAAAAGGTGTGAGGATATTGTCACGGCATATCCACCGGAACTCCTTCGCAGGGCGTTGAGCTACCTCTATAACAAAGAAACGAAATCATCCTTTGAAATTGAACACATAAAGCCCAATGCTTCCCGGACTGAAAAATTCATTGCCTCTTTGGAACTTGCCGAAAAGGAGGATTTTTGCGAGAAGGAAAGGCTGATAGAGCTTCAGAACCGCATTGTTGACCCGCGATTTAAAGACAGTGACTACCGTTCGAGCCAGAATTACGTCGGACAGACGGTCGCTTATCAGAAAGAGATTATACATTTCATCTGTCCAAAGCCTGATGACCTGCCAAGTCTGATGTTGGGTCTAATCGATTCCCATAAACGGATGAAGGCGGGAAATGTTTCTCCGGTCATCCATGCAGCGGCGATTGCCTACGGTTTTGTATTCCTGCACCCGTTTGAGGATGGAAACGGACGAATCCATCGATTCCTGATACATAACATCCTTTCGCTGCAGGAAATGGTACCACGCGGACTCATGTTCCCGGTTTCGGCAGTCATGCTTAAGAATCCTGCGGATTACGATGCATCGCTGGAAGCGTTCTCACGGCCTTTACAGGGGCTCATTGATTATCGGCTGGATGAAATGGGTCAAATGACCGTCGAGAATGATACTGCATGCTGGTATCAGTATATGGATATGACATCTCAGGCAGAAGCCTTGTACGAGTTTGTAACCAAAACAATTGAAGAAGAGCTCGTGGAAGAACTCAGCTTTCTGGCTAACTATGATAATACCAAGAAGGCGATACAGGACATCATTGACATGCCTGACCGCCTGATTGACCTATTCATCCAGTTGTGCCTGCAGAACAACGGCAGCCTTTCAGCAAGAAAGAGATCGGCTCACTTTGATTTCCTGACCGATGAAGAACTTGCGGCCATGGAGCAGGCTGTAAGAAATGGCTATAACAGGCCTGATTAATCAATAGCCTGGATGGTGTAGAGCTTGGTTCCGTATCGCTTTTGGCCTATTTGAATATCAAATCCCGCTCCCCTGATGGTCTCCAGATCATTCACCAGCCGCTGGGCGAATTGCCGGGATGAGTCCATCTCGAAACGCAGACCGAAATCCCGAGCGACTCGCTTGAGGGCCACGAATAGGTCCCGGGAAAGCACCTCCCGCAAACTTCCATCGTCTTCAAAGCGGATCTGATAGCGCTGGACGAATTCCTGAACAGTGTCCGTCCGACTCTCTCCATAGACATTACGTTCATTGGTCTCGGTGGCGGTGCGCCACGCGTTGAACAGAGTTGACAGCGCTGTCGCCGTATAGTTCGACTCCCGGGCCGTATCCCAGCTGGTTCGGTTGAGTGACTCGATCTGCCGTGCGAATGCCGGTGCCAGATGCTCAAGCCCCTGTTCCATCTCCTGGCGGCTCGATCCGGCCAGCATCATCAAGTACATCAGGCTGAGATATTCGTTGCAGCGG
This region of Desulfobacterales bacterium genomic DNA includes:
- a CDS encoding Fic family protein, translated to MEINVLESRPAGYAYLLDKLGLTGMPHWHTSFVSSSGTLRSKVQDGAIEDIYPTRYWPGERVGDHLEFALKYDGVNLGLLARIFEHTSQKDLAEYINSKPTGKYARRIWFFYEFLTGKQLPVDNISSGNYVDVLEAKEYYTVQNGEKSPRHRIVNNLLGPKTFCPVVRRTEKLSKLDSADLRKRCEDIVTAYPPELLRRALSYLYNKETKSSFEIEHIKPNASRTEKFIASLELAEKEDFCEKERLIELQNRIVDPRFKDSDYRSSQNYVGQTVAYQKEIIHFICPKPDDLPSLMLGLIDSHKRMKAGNVSPVIHAAAIAYGFVFLHPFEDGNGRIHRFLIHNILSLQEMVPRGLMFPVSAVMLKNPADYDASLEAFSRPLQGLIDYRLDEMGQMTVENDTACWYQYMDMTSQAEALYEFVTKTIEEELVEELSFLANYDNTKKAIQDIIDMPDRLIDLFIQLCLQNNGSLSARKRSAHFDFLTDEELAAMEQAVRNGYNRPD